The following coding sequences are from one Carassius gibelio isolate Cgi1373 ecotype wild population from Czech Republic chromosome B7, carGib1.2-hapl.c, whole genome shotgun sequence window:
- the LOC127961690 gene encoding cytoplasmic dynein 1 light intermediate chain 2-like isoform X1: MAPVLEKKLLGAAGTGDTMENSTEDDEGQNLWSSILSEVSTRSSSKLPSGKNILLFGEDGSGKTTLMSKLQGAEHNKRGRGLEYLYLNVQDEDIDDLTRCSVWILDGDLYHKGLLKFAVTAESLKDSLVVFVVDMSRPWTIMESLQKWTSVLREHVDKLKIAPEEMREMEQRMVKAFQEYAEPEDSTPASPQRRAPAAGGEEESVLLPLGDNVLTHNLGIPVLIVCTKCDAVSVLEKEHDYKEEHFDFIQSHIRRFCLQYGAGLIYTSVKEEKNLDLLYKYMVHKIYDFQFTTPALVVEKDAVFIPSGWDNDKKIAILHENFTTVRPEDAFEDFITKPPIRKLVHDKEISAEDEQVFLMKQQSLLAKQPATPTRGTESPARTASGSPRPTGRTGPTNVASVSPMTAVKKPDPNMKGAAANEGVLANFFNSLLSKKTGVPGSPGTPGAATGTGVQGSAKKTGQKPGLTDVQAELDRMTRKPDSTVTANNTPATENEA; this comes from the exons ATGGCTCCCGTTTTAGAGAAGAAACTACTGGGCGCAGCCGGGACAGGCGACACTATGGAGAACAGCACCGAGGATGATGAAGGACAAAACCTCTG GTCTTCAATCCTCAGCGAAGTTTCCACACGCTCCAGCTCGAAATTGCCTTCTGGGAAAAACATACTGCTTTTTG GGGAGGATGGTTCTGGAAAGACAACACTCATGTCAAAGCTTCAAGGAGCCGAGCACAATAAAAGAGGTCGAGGGCTGGAGTACTTGTATCTCAATGTCCAGGATGAAGACATAGATG ATTTGACTCGCTGCAGCGTTTGGATCCTGGATGGAGACCTGTACCACAAAGGCTTGCTGAAGTTTGCAGTGACTGCCGAGTCGCTGAAGGACAGTCTCGTGGTGTTCGTGGTGGACATGTCACGGCCTTGGACCATCATGGAGTCACTGCAGAAGTGGACGAGTGTGCTGCGTGAACACGTGGACAAACTGAAGATCGCTCCTGAGGAAATGAGAGAGATGGAGCAGAGGA TGGTTAAGGCCTTTCAGGAGTATGCAGAACCAGAGGACTCCACGCCGGCCTCCCCCCAGAGACGAGCTCCAGCAGCTGGGGGAGAAGAAGAGAGTGTGCTGCTGCCCCTGGGAGACAACGTCCTCACACACAACCTGGGCATCCCAGTGCTCATAGTTTGCACAAAG tgtGATGCTGTTAGTGTTCTGGAAAAGGAGCATGACTACAAGGAGGAGCACTTTGACTTCATTCAGTCACACATCCGGCGGTTCTGTTTACAGT ATGGAGCTGGTTTGATTTACACTTCAGTCAAAGAGGAGAAGAACCTGGACCTTCTCTACAAATACATGGTGCACAAAATATATGACTTCCAGTTTACTACGCCTGCCTTAGTAGTGGAGAAGGACGCTGTGTTCAT TCCATCTGGATGGGACAATGACAAGAAAATTGCCATCTTGCATGAAAACTTCACAACGGTTCGACCTGAGGATGCCTTTGAGGACTTTATAACGAAACCTCCCATACGAAAG TTGGTGCATGACAAGGAAATCAGTGCAGAGGATGAGCAGGTCTTCCTCATGAAGCAGCAG TCATTGTTAGCCAAGCAGCCGGCCACACCAACAAGAGGAACA GAGTCTCCTGCCCGGACTGCATCTGGATCCCCCCGGCCAACAGGCCGGACAGGGCCCACCAATGTGGCTAGTGTCTCACCCATGACTGCGGTGAAGAAACCAGACCCCAACATGAAAG gagCAGCAGCAAATGAGGGAGTGCTGGCCAACTTCTTCAACAGTCTGCTGAGTAAAAAGACGGGTGTGCCGGGCAGTCCTGGGACACCAGGGGCGGCAACGGGAACCGGCGTACAAGGCTCTGCCAAGAAAACAG GGCAGAAGCCGGGTTTGACTGACGTCCAGGCGGAACTGGACCGAATGACTCGTAAACCTGACTCAACGGTAACGGCCAACAACACCCCTGCGACAGAGAACGAGGCATGA
- the LOC127961690 gene encoding cytoplasmic dynein 1 light intermediate chain 2-like isoform X2, producing MAPVLEKKLLGAAGTGDTMENSTEDDEGQNLWSSILSEVSTRSSSKLPSGKNILLFGEDGSGKTTLMSKLQGAEHNKRGRGLEYLYLNVQDEDIDDLTRCSVWILDGDLYHKGLLKFAVTAESLKDSLVVFVVDMSRPWTIMESLQKWTSVLREHVDKLKIAPEEMREMEQRMVKAFQEYAEPEDSTPASPQRRAPAAGGEEESVLLPLGDNVLTHNLGIPVLIVCTKCDAVSVLEKEHDYKEEHFDFIQSHIRRFCLQYGAGLIYTSVKEEKNLDLLYKYMVHKIYDFQFTTPALVVEKDAVFIPSGWDNDKKIAILHENFTTVRPEDAFEDFITKPPIRKLVHDKEISAEDEQVFLMKQQSLLAKQPATPTRGTESPARTASGSPRPTGRTGPTNVASVSPMTAVKKPDPNMKGAAANEGVLANFFNSLLSKKTGVPGSPGTPGAATGTGVQGSAKKTEAGFD from the exons ATGGCTCCCGTTTTAGAGAAGAAACTACTGGGCGCAGCCGGGACAGGCGACACTATGGAGAACAGCACCGAGGATGATGAAGGACAAAACCTCTG GTCTTCAATCCTCAGCGAAGTTTCCACACGCTCCAGCTCGAAATTGCCTTCTGGGAAAAACATACTGCTTTTTG GGGAGGATGGTTCTGGAAAGACAACACTCATGTCAAAGCTTCAAGGAGCCGAGCACAATAAAAGAGGTCGAGGGCTGGAGTACTTGTATCTCAATGTCCAGGATGAAGACATAGATG ATTTGACTCGCTGCAGCGTTTGGATCCTGGATGGAGACCTGTACCACAAAGGCTTGCTGAAGTTTGCAGTGACTGCCGAGTCGCTGAAGGACAGTCTCGTGGTGTTCGTGGTGGACATGTCACGGCCTTGGACCATCATGGAGTCACTGCAGAAGTGGACGAGTGTGCTGCGTGAACACGTGGACAAACTGAAGATCGCTCCTGAGGAAATGAGAGAGATGGAGCAGAGGA TGGTTAAGGCCTTTCAGGAGTATGCAGAACCAGAGGACTCCACGCCGGCCTCCCCCCAGAGACGAGCTCCAGCAGCTGGGGGAGAAGAAGAGAGTGTGCTGCTGCCCCTGGGAGACAACGTCCTCACACACAACCTGGGCATCCCAGTGCTCATAGTTTGCACAAAG tgtGATGCTGTTAGTGTTCTGGAAAAGGAGCATGACTACAAGGAGGAGCACTTTGACTTCATTCAGTCACACATCCGGCGGTTCTGTTTACAGT ATGGAGCTGGTTTGATTTACACTTCAGTCAAAGAGGAGAAGAACCTGGACCTTCTCTACAAATACATGGTGCACAAAATATATGACTTCCAGTTTACTACGCCTGCCTTAGTAGTGGAGAAGGACGCTGTGTTCAT TCCATCTGGATGGGACAATGACAAGAAAATTGCCATCTTGCATGAAAACTTCACAACGGTTCGACCTGAGGATGCCTTTGAGGACTTTATAACGAAACCTCCCATACGAAAG TTGGTGCATGACAAGGAAATCAGTGCAGAGGATGAGCAGGTCTTCCTCATGAAGCAGCAG TCATTGTTAGCCAAGCAGCCGGCCACACCAACAAGAGGAACA GAGTCTCCTGCCCGGACTGCATCTGGATCCCCCCGGCCAACAGGCCGGACAGGGCCCACCAATGTGGCTAGTGTCTCACCCATGACTGCGGTGAAGAAACCAGACCCCAACATGAAAG gagCAGCAGCAAATGAGGGAGTGCTGGCCAACTTCTTCAACAGTCTGCTGAGTAAAAAGACGGGTGTGCCGGGCAGTCCTGGGACACCAGGGGCGGCAACGGGAACCGGCGTACAAGGCTCTGCCAAGAAAACAG AAGCCGGGTTTGACTGA
- the LOC127961687 gene encoding cell surface glycoprotein 1 isoform X2: protein MGGKLSKRKKGYDVSDPKEKKEESAVAAVEPAEKKAETPVTESEAAPQEADAVSAAAQVVESEAPAEKPTSPSAAQPEVKKDDAVPEKPVTTPEASAVSKEPESAPEKPADVPESQAEEAPATASEAPAAEVPSAVVETLAAAPEVSAPKEPADVPEASSAEDPLAAPEEPVTKEPAAAPEEPVTKEPAAAPEEPVTKEPAAALETPVTKEPEAAPQEPVIKEPETAPAAEEPEAAPDAPVTEKPTAATEGPATASETPVTEEPVTLSEKPAAVPEENATAPEAEDSTAALDEPAPELEEPVSSPKIEALPVEPVTEEVVEKVVEEVANTSQLSTEITKTTDVTLESETVTEAAAPEAVTKSAPVPEPVSEALSAAEVEMVVPSPEEPTPITEPESETAAPPEVTLTEANPEPSPEPTQPEPVAEQKSAEESIPAIVILESTSTNELCLEEPASTVTDLKLNNGDCESAGSAEESVSAPPEVNGECHEQAPDVAPADVLESPVEACVNGVKDKEAPQELSDCELKKDLSLAADFQAPTPIGDMVEVPQ, encoded by the exons ATGGGAGGCAAACTAAGCAAACGGAAGAAGGGATACGATGTCAGTGACCCTAAAGAGAAGAAAGAGGAGAGTGCTGTGGCAGCAGTTGAACCAGCTGAGAAAAAGGCAGAGACCCCTGTGACTGAGTCGGAGGCTGCACCGCAGGAGGCTGATGCGGTAAGTGCAGCAGCGCAAGTGGTGGAGTCTGAAGCTCCAGCTGAGAAGCCCACCTCTCCTTCAGCAGCACAGCCAGAGGTGAAGAAGGATGATGCTGTGCCAGAAAAACCAGTGACTACACCAGAGGCATCTGCTGTATCTAAGGAACCAGAAAGTGCTCCAGAGAAACCAGCAGATGTACCAGAGTCACAAGCAGAAGAGGCACCAGCAACTGCATCAGAG GCACCAGCAGCAGAAGTACCATCAGCTGTAGTAGAAACACTAGCAGCAGCACCAGAGGTATCTGCACCCAAGGAACCTGCAGATGTACCAGAAGCATCATCAGCAGAGGACCCTTTAGCTGCACCTGAGGAGCCAGTGACAAAAGAACCTGCAGCTGCACCTGAGGAACCAGTGACAAAAGAACCTGCAGCTGCACCTGAGGAACCAGTGACAAAAGAACCTGCAGCTGCACTTGAGACACCAGTGACAAAGGAACCTGAAGCTGCACCTCAGGAACCAGTGATAAAGGAACCTGAAACTGCACCAGCAGCAGAGGAACCTGAAGCTGCACCAGATGCACCAGTGACAGAGAAACCTACGGCTGCAACAGAAGGACCAGCCACTGCATCAGAGACACCAGTAACGGAGGAACCAGTAACACTATCTGAGAAACCAGCAGCTGTACCTGAGGAGAATGCAACTGCCCCAGAGGCTGAGGATTCTACAGCTGCACTCGACGAACCTGCACCTGAGCTAGAAGAGCCTGTATCGTCGCCTAAAATTGAAGCCTTACCAGTGGAGCCGGTCACAGAGGAGGTGGTAGAGAAAGTGGTTGAGGAGGTTGCAAATACCAGTCAGTTGTCCACTGAAATTACaaaaaccactgatgtcacactaGAATCAGAGACTGTTACTGAGGCAGCAGCTCCGGAGGCAGTCACAAAGTCTGCCCCGGTGCCTGAACCTGTTTCCGAAGCATTGAGTGCAGCAGAGGTCGAGATGGTTGTGCCTTCTCCAGAGGAACCCACACCCATCACAGAGCCTGAATCTGAAACTGCTGCACCCCCTGAGGTTACACTAACAGAAGCAAATCCCGAGCCATCCCCAGAGCCAACACAACCCGAACCTGTGGCAGAACAAAAGAGTGCGGAGGAGTCCATTCCTGCAATCGTCATCTTAGAATCAACCTCAACCAACGAGCTCTGCCTTGAGGAACCTGCCTCGACTGTCACagatctgaagctgaataatgGAGACTGTGAGAGCGCTGGCTCGGCAGAGGAATCTGTGTCGGCTCCCCCTGAGGTAAATGGGGAATGCCATGAGCAGGCACCAGACGTAGCCCCTGCAGATGTCCTTGAGTCCCCGGTTGAGGCATGTGTAAATGGTGTGAAGGACAAAGAAGCCCCCCAAGAGCTAAGTGACTGTGAACTGAAAAAGGACTTGAGTTTGGCTGCCGACTTTCAGGCTCCAACTCCGATTGGCGACATGGTAGAAGTGCCACAGTGA
- the LOC127961687 gene encoding proteoglycan 4 isoform X1 — translation MGGKLSKRKKGYDVSDPKEKKEESAVAAVEPAEKKAETPVTESEAAPQEADAVSAAAQVVESEAPAEKPTSPSAAQPEVKKDDAVPEKPVTTPEASAVSKEPESAPEKPADVPESQAEEAPATASEATAVEAPAATQEAPAAEVPSAVVETLAAAPEVSAPKEPADVPEASSAEDPLAAPEEPVTKEPAAAPEEPVTKEPAAAPEEPVTKEPAAALETPVTKEPEAAPQEPVIKEPETAPAAEEPEAAPDAPVTEKPTAATEGPATASETPVTEEPVTLSEKPAAVPEENATAPEAEDSTAALDEPAPELEEPVSSPKIEALPVEPVTEEVVEKVVEEVANTSQLSTEITKTTDVTLESETVTEAAAPEAVTKSAPVPEPVSEALSAAEVEMVVPSPEEPTPITEPESETAAPPEVTLTEANPEPSPEPTQPEPVAEQKSAEESIPAIVILESTSTNELCLEEPASTVTDLKLNNGDCESAGSAEESVSAPPEVNGECHEQAPDVAPADVLESPVEACVNGVKDKEAPQELSDCELKKDLSLAADFQAPTPIGDMVEVPQ, via the coding sequence ATGGGAGGCAAACTAAGCAAACGGAAGAAGGGATACGATGTCAGTGACCCTAAAGAGAAGAAAGAGGAGAGTGCTGTGGCAGCAGTTGAACCAGCTGAGAAAAAGGCAGAGACCCCTGTGACTGAGTCGGAGGCTGCACCGCAGGAGGCTGATGCGGTAAGTGCAGCAGCGCAAGTGGTGGAGTCTGAAGCTCCAGCTGAGAAGCCCACCTCTCCTTCAGCAGCACAGCCAGAGGTGAAGAAGGATGATGCTGTGCCAGAAAAACCAGTGACTACACCAGAGGCATCTGCTGTATCTAAGGAACCAGAAAGTGCTCCAGAGAAACCAGCAGATGTACCAGAGTCACAAGCAGAAGAGGCACCAGCAACTGCATCAGAGGCAACAGCAGTAGAGGCACCCGCTGCTACACAAGAGGCACCAGCAGCAGAAGTACCATCAGCTGTAGTAGAAACACTAGCAGCAGCACCAGAGGTATCTGCACCCAAGGAACCTGCAGATGTACCAGAAGCATCATCAGCAGAGGACCCTTTAGCTGCACCTGAGGAGCCAGTGACAAAAGAACCTGCAGCTGCACCTGAGGAACCAGTGACAAAAGAACCTGCAGCTGCACCTGAGGAACCAGTGACAAAAGAACCTGCAGCTGCACTTGAGACACCAGTGACAAAGGAACCTGAAGCTGCACCTCAGGAACCAGTGATAAAGGAACCTGAAACTGCACCAGCAGCAGAGGAACCTGAAGCTGCACCAGATGCACCAGTGACAGAGAAACCTACGGCTGCAACAGAAGGACCAGCCACTGCATCAGAGACACCAGTAACGGAGGAACCAGTAACACTATCTGAGAAACCAGCAGCTGTACCTGAGGAGAATGCAACTGCCCCAGAGGCTGAGGATTCTACAGCTGCACTCGACGAACCTGCACCTGAGCTAGAAGAGCCTGTATCGTCGCCTAAAATTGAAGCCTTACCAGTGGAGCCGGTCACAGAGGAGGTGGTAGAGAAAGTGGTTGAGGAGGTTGCAAATACCAGTCAGTTGTCCACTGAAATTACaaaaaccactgatgtcacactaGAATCAGAGACTGTTACTGAGGCAGCAGCTCCGGAGGCAGTCACAAAGTCTGCCCCGGTGCCTGAACCTGTTTCCGAAGCATTGAGTGCAGCAGAGGTCGAGATGGTTGTGCCTTCTCCAGAGGAACCCACACCCATCACAGAGCCTGAATCTGAAACTGCTGCACCCCCTGAGGTTACACTAACAGAAGCAAATCCCGAGCCATCCCCAGAGCCAACACAACCCGAACCTGTGGCAGAACAAAAGAGTGCGGAGGAGTCCATTCCTGCAATCGTCATCTTAGAATCAACCTCAACCAACGAGCTCTGCCTTGAGGAACCTGCCTCGACTGTCACagatctgaagctgaataatgGAGACTGTGAGAGCGCTGGCTCGGCAGAGGAATCTGTGTCGGCTCCCCCTGAGGTAAATGGGGAATGCCATGAGCAGGCACCAGACGTAGCCCCTGCAGATGTCCTTGAGTCCCCGGTTGAGGCATGTGTAAATGGTGTGAAGGACAAAGAAGCCCCCCAAGAGCTAAGTGACTGTGAACTGAAAAAGGACTTGAGTTTGGCTGCCGACTTTCAGGCTCCAACTCCGATTGGCGACATGGTAGAAGTGCCACAGTGA